One part of the Nitrosophilus kaiyonis genome encodes these proteins:
- a CDS encoding molybdopterin-dependent oxidoreductase codes for MSTTVNKKRRDFIKVSSATAALVASSGSLFAKTNVISVENGKHNYPNTTYTEQMYRNEFGFTYGKKEEHGFAYHCVNCQGNCAWEIWSNNGVVTRENQSARYPRINPKIPDFNPRGCNKGIQHSQVMYEKDRILYPMKRVGKRGEGKWKRISWDEAAELVAQKIFDVMTDPNKGPERLMVHAGTGLLTEGRRGAPLRFSTQLGAYRIYPASYLGDMFSGAAIAYGEGNVGCTYDFMYQVDSAIFWGANPSVSRIPDAHFVWEGKYNGAKIIVITPEFNASAKSADLWIPIKPGTDQFLAMSVMYEIIKNKIYKPGFMKIYTDLPFLVRLDNKKLLRRADIEHAKNEEEHEHYEAQFYTMNKKTGKIALMPGSHGSEHKTLKIDEFGIDPELEGEWEVTLKDGEKVKVTTVFELLKKNVEQFSPEATKDITGVHPDTVKLLAKEIALPKVVEITTGFSLNKYFNGILNIWNISSICGLTGRLGPYGGLNTENEFSLSGLGTLSGFGGKYKPRFGSGFVGEFVFGDGLKTFKEYFSDEDVKRATGGKVSKDEYIKIIEEALKGGEDGKDHEEGEPYYKPWWTPEVALIVADSKFRRNKGSEYRKAFLNKTKFFAYVDYKMSEAAMFADVLLPAKSHYEVYDIRTSPGYHRFTNLAQPIANMKPVGEAMDEWSMFALLAKKLEEIANRPENRAKAKVKDSKKYARTGYRDLANFYKEYTNKDEESEAAMEPYLGTDKLAVEAALEKCEQYAPWTMEKMYKAGGFLQLNEKAAKLSPLYADRPYNSGEFTLFKMEPFETLTGRQTYYVDHPTYLKLVNGTNYALKPIAPQNKKNPFMLMTPHARWSIHSNWKNSRTLQRLQRGVPYVAINRKIAQMKGINDGDTIRIFNELGEFYAMAKVSSSVAPDTLVMEHGWEPYQYLFNKGHNECVPTALNLLELSDGWGHLKFGGLWDGNQYAYDGAVNIEKSTKFKY; via the coding sequence ATGAGTACTACAGTAAATAAAAAAAGAAGAGATTTTATCAAAGTATCAAGTGCAACTGCAGCTCTTGTTGCAAGTAGTGGAAGTCTTTTTGCAAAAACTAATGTAATTAGTGTAGAAAATGGCAAACACAACTATCCAAATACTACATATACTGAGCAAATGTATAGAAATGAGTTTGGATTTACATATGGGAAAAAAGAGGAGCATGGTTTTGCTTATCACTGTGTTAACTGTCAGGGAAACTGTGCATGGGAGATATGGTCAAATAATGGTGTAGTAACAAGAGAAAACCAAAGTGCAAGATATCCTAGAATAAATCCAAAAATTCCAGATTTTAACCCAAGAGGATGTAATAAAGGTATCCAACATTCACAAGTAATGTATGAAAAAGATAGAATCCTTTATCCTATGAAAAGAGTTGGCAAAAGAGGTGAAGGCAAATGGAAAAGAATCAGTTGGGATGAAGCAGCTGAACTTGTAGCACAAAAGATTTTTGATGTTATGACAGACCCAAATAAAGGTCCAGAGAGATTAATGGTACATGCAGGAACTGGTCTGCTTACTGAGGGTAGACGTGGGGCTCCTCTTAGATTTTCAACTCAACTTGGTGCTTATAGAATCTATCCAGCTTCATATCTTGGAGATATGTTTAGTGGAGCAGCTATTGCATATGGCGAGGGTAATGTTGGATGTACATACGATTTTATGTATCAGGTAGATAGTGCAATATTTTGGGGAGCAAATCCGAGTGTATCAAGAATTCCTGATGCGCACTTTGTGTGGGAAGGAAAATATAATGGTGCAAAAATTATTGTTATAACTCCAGAATTTAACGCATCAGCAAAATCAGCTGATCTTTGGATACCAATAAAACCTGGAACAGACCAATTTTTAGCAATGAGTGTAATGTATGAAATCATTAAAAATAAAATATATAAGCCAGGATTTATGAAAATCTATACAGATTTACCATTTTTAGTAAGGCTTGACAATAAAAAATTATTAAGAAGAGCTGATATTGAGCATGCTAAAAATGAGGAAGAGCATGAACATTATGAAGCTCAATTTTATACAATGAATAAAAAGACTGGAAAAATTGCTCTAATGCCAGGTAGTCATGGTAGTGAGCATAAAACACTAAAAATTGATGAATTTGGTATTGATCCTGAACTTGAAGGGGAGTGGGAAGTAACTTTAAAAGATGGAGAAAAGGTAAAAGTTACAACAGTATTTGAACTTTTAAAGAAAAATGTAGAGCAGTTTAGCCCTGAAGCTACAAAAGATATAACTGGAGTGCATCCTGATACTGTTAAACTATTGGCTAAAGAGATAGCTCTTCCAAAAGTAGTGGAGATTACAACAGGCTTTAGTTTAAATAAATATTTCAATGGTATTTTAAATATATGGAATATATCTTCAATTTGTGGATTGACTGGGCGTCTTGGACCTTATGGCGGTTTAAATACTGAAAATGAGTTTAGTTTAAGTGGTCTTGGAACACTTAGTGGTTTTGGTGGAAAATATAAGCCAAGATTTGGCTCAGGATTTGTTGGTGAGTTTGTTTTTGGAGATGGATTAAAAACTTTTAAAGAATATTTTAGTGATGAGGATGTAAAAAGAGCAACAGGTGGAAAAGTAAGTAAAGATGAATATATAAAAATCATCGAAGAGGCGTTAAAAGGTGGAGAGGATGGTAAAGACCATGAAGAGGGTGAGCCATACTATAAACCGTGGTGGACTCCTGAAGTTGCTTTAATCGTAGCTGATTCAAAATTTAGAAGAAATAAAGGTAGCGAATATAGAAAAGCATTTTTAAATAAAACAAAATTCTTTGCTTATGTTGATTATAAAATGAGTGAAGCAGCAATGTTTGCTGATGTATTGCTTCCTGCAAAAAGCCATTATGAGGTTTATGATATTAGAACAAGCCCAGGATATCATAGATTTACAAACCTTGCACAGCCTATTGCAAATATGAAGCCAGTTGGTGAAGCAATGGATGAATGGAGTATGTTTGCGCTTCTTGCTAAAAAACTTGAAGAGATAGCAAATAGACCAGAAAACAGAGCAAAAGCAAAAGTAAAAGATAGTAAGAAATATGCAAGAACTGGTTATAGAGATTTAGCAAACTTTTATAAAGAGTATACAAATAAAGATGAAGAGTCTGAAGCTGCAATGGAACCATATTTAGGAACAGATAAGCTTGCAGTTGAAGCAGCTCTTGAAAAGTGTGAGCAGTATGCTCCATGGACTATGGAGAAAATGTATAAAGCGGGTGGTTTTTTACAACTGAATGAAAAAGCAGCTAAATTATCACCACTTTATGCAGATAGACCATATAACTCTGGAGAATTTACTCTTTTTAAAATGGAGCCATTTGAGACATTAACTGGTAGACAAACTTATTATGTAGACCATCCAACATATTTAAAACTTGTTAATGGAACAAATTATGCTCTAAAACCTATCGCACCACAAAACAAGAAAAATCCATTTATGCTTATGACTCCACATGCAAGATGGTCGATTCATAGTAACTGGAAAAATTCTAGAACACTTCAAAGATTACAAAGAGGTGTTCCATATGTTGCCATTAATAGAAAAATTGCCCAAATGAAAGGCATAAATGATGGAGATACAATAAGAATCTTTAATGAACTTGGCGAATTTTATGCAATGGCAAAAGTAAGTTCATCTGTTGCCCCTGATACTTTAGTTATGGAGCATGGTTGGGAGCCATATCAGTATCTATTTAATAAAGGGCATAATGAGTGTGTTCCAACAGCATTAAATCTATTAGAGCTTTCTGATGGTTGGGGACATCTAAAATTTGGTGGTCTTTGGGATGGAAACCAGTATGCCTATGATGGGGCTGTAAATATAGAAAAATCTACGAAGTTTAAGTATTAA
- a CDS encoding sulfurtransferase, protein MKRLLQAIVLLALIAGVSFASEKLTISAKEAYKLIGKPGVMFVNGDSETAFENGHIRGSVNMYAHHLHHSDIMGRMPCAPLFQCPKDAEHYIGMHGIDNDTMVIAYDNFRGPNATGVLAFFKSYGHKKVYVLDGGVEAIKALDPNQQKYDKLKAESRKVKKAYKKAKKAGNMDEYKKLKAEYKSIKKKMKELAKKLIIQRGIKKVDLGHGHHAYLCPEKEAKITPKHYHIDKKHIDLSWVAGKDEVYRAVLDRLKNGDKSKYVIIDTRSMIEIIGERKMDNVARGGHIPTAKFIEWKNITDFKNKKSFRDLKELEAVFKKYGVTKDKTIYAYCQVGTGRGSDIITALKLLGYPNAKVYSGSWDEWGNDMNLPIRR, encoded by the coding sequence ATGAAGAGGTTGTTGCAAGCCATTGTTTTGTTGGCTCTCATCGCTGGAGTCTCTTTTGCATCTGAAAAATTAACAATCAGTGCTAAAGAGGCCTATAAGCTTATTGGTAAGCCAGGTGTTATGTTTGTAAACGGTGATAGTGAAACCGCTTTTGAAAATGGGCATATTAGAGGTTCTGTTAATATGTATGCACATCATCTGCACCATTCTGATATTATGGGAAGAATGCCATGTGCACCACTATTTCAATGTCCAAAAGATGCAGAACATTATATTGGAATGCATGGTATAGATAATGATACTATGGTTATTGCTTATGACAACTTTAGAGGTCCAAATGCAACTGGAGTTTTGGCATTTTTTAAAAGTTATGGGCATAAAAAAGTATATGTTCTTGATGGGGGAGTTGAAGCTATAAAAGCCCTTGATCCAAATCAGCAAAAATATGACAAATTAAAAGCTGAGTCAAGAAAGGTAAAAAAAGCATATAAAAAGGCAAAAAAAGCTGGCAATATGGATGAGTATAAAAAATTAAAAGCTGAGTATAAGTCTATTAAAAAGAAAATGAAAGAGCTTGCTAAAAAACTAATTATTCAAAGAGGAATAAAAAAAGTTGATTTAGGACATGGGCATCATGCATATTTGTGTCCAGAAAAAGAGGCAAAAATTACTCCTAAACATTATCATATAGATAAAAAACATATAGATTTAAGCTGGGTTGCAGGAAAAGATGAGGTTTATAGAGCCGTTTTAGATAGATTAAAAAATGGTGATAAATCTAAATATGTAATTATTGATACAAGAAGTATGATTGAGATTATTGGCGAGAGAAAAATGGATAATGTTGCAAGAGGTGGACATATTCCAACTGCAAAATTTATAGAGTGGAAAAATATTACAGATTTTAAAAATAAAAAAAGTTTTAGAGATTTAAAAGAGTTAGAAGCTGTGTTTAAAAAGTATGGTGTTACTAAAGATAAGACAATTTATGCATATTGTCAAGTTGGAACAGGAAGAGGCTCTGATATCATCACAGCATTAAAACTGTTAGGTTATCCTAACGCCAAAGTATACAGTGGTAGCTGGGATGAGTGGGGCAACGATATGAATCTACCTATAAGAAGATAA
- a CDS encoding Mrp/NBP35 family ATP-binding protein, whose translation MNKNILKKLESVKYPGLDKNIVELKTIDSIKENGKNLEIVLNIANQEAFPIIEGAIKDILKEFSVEVKLKTKPKKNIHYGSTHKPNNRAPYAKNIIAITSGKGGVGKSTVSVNLSIALAQKGYKVGLLDADVYGPDVPRMTKTDHERLRWGDNNKIIPSQNFGIKIMSVGLTTPSSDTPLVWRSSVAVSALIQFLEDVDWGELDFLVIDMPPGTGDIQLTMAQELPITAGVLVTTPQMVSADDVSRAIMMFKDIKVKIGGLIENMSYFIAPDTKKRYDIFGNGAGESLAVRYDIPFLGKIPLDMKIREFSDSGTPPVAMGEIEHKNYYRNIVENLFKNVEFNL comes from the coding sequence ATGAATAAAAATATATTAAAAAAACTTGAATCTGTAAAATATCCAGGACTTGATAAAAACATAGTTGAATTAAAAACCATTGATAGCATAAAAGAAAATGGTAAAAATTTAGAGATTGTTTTAAATATTGCAAATCAAGAAGCTTTTCCTATAATAGAAGGAGCCATAAAAGATATTTTAAAAGAGTTTAGTGTTGAGGTAAAATTAAAAACAAAACCTAAAAAAAATATCCATTATGGCTCAACACATAAACCAAACAATCGCGCCCCTTATGCAAAAAATATAATAGCTATAACAAGCGGTAAAGGGGGAGTTGGAAAAAGCACAGTAAGTGTAAATCTTTCAATTGCATTAGCTCAAAAGGGATATAAAGTAGGTCTGCTTGATGCTGATGTTTATGGACCAGATGTTCCAAGAATGACAAAAACTGATCATGAAAGGCTTAGATGGGGAGATAACAATAAAATAATTCCAAGTCAAAATTTTGGAATAAAGATTATGAGTGTTGGACTTACAACACCAAGCTCTGATACTCCTCTTGTTTGGAGAAGCTCTGTTGCGGTTAGTGCATTGATTCAATTTTTAGAAGATGTAGATTGGGGAGAACTTGATTTTTTAGTTATAGATATGCCTCCAGGAACAGGTGATATTCAGCTTACCATGGCTCAAGAGCTACCTATAACGGCAGGAGTTTTAGTAACAACTCCTCAAATGGTGAGTGCAGATGATGTAAGCAGAGCTATTATGATGTTTAAAGATATCAAAGTAAAAATTGGAGGATTAATTGAAAATATGAGCTATTTTATAGCTCCAGATACAAAAAAAAGATATGATATTTTTGGAAATGGGGCTGGAGAGAGTTTAGCAGTTAGATATGATATCCCTTTCCTTGGAAAAATCCCACTTGATATGAAAATAAGAGAGTTTAGCGATAGTGGAACACCTCCAGTTGCTATGGGAGAGATTGAACATAAAAACTATTATAGAAATATCGTAGAAAATCTTTTTAAAAATGTTGAATTTAATTTATAA
- a CDS encoding sulfate/molybdate ABC transporter ATP-binding protein yields MIEINIKKDLKDFLLNINLDIKNGEFLALQGKSGSGKTTFFRILAGLEKAKGSIVVNGKVWQDKNIFLPPQKREIGFVFQDYALFENMTVLENLLFVKKDIKLAEHLLKVTELNDLKNRYPANLSGGQKQRVSLARAMMKKPKILLLDEPLSALDIQMRLKLQNEIRALHDEFGTTTIMVSHDIAEIYKLADKLAVIDNGKIVKIEDIKSLASEENLFLEGYIVDILEKEIVLSIGNQLIKIEKKLKNFKIGERIRVYVPKEALILNE; encoded by the coding sequence GTGATTGAGATAAATATAAAAAAGGATTTAAAAGATTTTTTACTCAATATTAATTTAGATATTAAAAATGGAGAGTTTTTAGCACTGCAAGGAAAAAGTGGTAGTGGAAAAACCACATTTTTTAGAATTTTGGCTGGTTTAGAAAAAGCTAAAGGTTCAATTGTTGTCAATGGTAAAGTATGGCAAGATAAAAATATATTTTTACCTCCCCAAAAAAGAGAGATTGGCTTTGTTTTTCAAGATTATGCTCTTTTTGAGAATATGACTGTTTTAGAAAATCTTCTTTTTGTAAAAAAAGATATAAAATTGGCAGAACATCTTTTAAAAGTTACAGAGTTAAATGATCTTAAAAATAGGTATCCTGCAAATTTAAGTGGAGGGCAAAAACAGAGAGTCTCACTTGCAAGAGCAATGATGAAAAAACCTAAAATTTTACTTTTAGATGAGCCATTGTCTGCTCTTGATATACAGATGAGATTAAAGCTTCAAAATGAGATAAGAGCTTTGCATGATGAGTTTGGAACTACAACGATAATGGTAAGCCATGATATTGCAGAAATTTATAAATTGGCAGATAAATTAGCAGTTATAGATAATGGAAAAATAGTTAAGATTGAGGATATAAAATCTTTAGCAAGTGAGGAAAATCTTTTTTTAGAGGGATATATTGTTGATATATTAGAAAAAGAGATAGTTTTATCTATAGGAAACCAGTTGATAAAAATTGAGAAAAAATTAAAAAATTTTAAAATTGGAGAGAGGATTAGAGTTTATGTGCCCAAAGAGGCTCTAATCCTCAATGAGTAA
- the modB gene encoding molybdate ABC transporter permease subunit, producing MIDKLLSIDYVPFILSFKLAFFTTTILFIIALPYSWFLSQTKSKFKPFLEAISALPIVLPPSVLGFYILWALSPNLFIGRFFENYFDIKLVFSFEGLIVASCLYSFPFMVQPLQSGFESLKKSMIEASYIAGKSKFETLLRVALPNIKPSLITAIIVTFAHTVGEFGVVLMVGGSIPGETKVASVAIYEFVEIMDYENAHIYSAIMVIISFLVLLSVYIFNAKAKLAKV from the coding sequence ATGATTGATAAACTTTTAAGTATCGATTATGTTCCATTTATTCTTTCATTTAAATTGGCTTTTTTTACAACAACAATCCTTTTTATAATAGCTTTGCCATATTCATGGTTTTTATCTCAAACAAAATCAAAATTTAAACCTTTTCTTGAAGCTATATCTGCATTGCCTATCGTTTTACCACCTTCAGTTCTTGGATTTTATATTCTTTGGGCTTTATCTCCAAATCTTTTTATTGGAAGATTTTTCGAAAACTATTTTGATATCAAACTTGTTTTTAGTTTTGAAGGATTAATAGTTGCAAGCTGTTTATATAGTTTTCCTTTTATGGTTCAGCCTCTTCAAAGCGGATTTGAAAGTTTAAAAAAAAGTATGATAGAGGCTTCTTATATTGCTGGAAAGTCAAAGTTTGAGACACTATTAAGGGTTGCTCTCCCAAATATAAAGCCTTCATTGATTACTGCTATAATTGTTACTTTTGCACATACAGTTGGAGAGTTTGGAGTTGTTTTAATGGTTGGAGGAAGTATTCCAGGCGAGACAAAAGTTGCAAGTGTTGCAATATATGAGTTTGTTGAGATTATGGATTATGAAAATGCTCATATTTATAGTGCTATTATGGTTATTATAAGCTTTTTAGTTCTTTTAAGTGTTTATATATTTAATGCTAAGGCAAAATTGGCAAAAGTTTAG
- the modA gene encoding molybdate ABC transporter substrate-binding protein, whose protein sequence is MIKKILSILLFTISLFAENLKVAVAANVSYAIDELKNEFNKVYPNIKIDITIGSSGKLATQIKNGAPYDLFLSADMFYPNILYKKNIAISKPKVYAIGRVVIFSKDAADFSKGIYIVKNSDIKSVAIANPKTAPYGKAAFEALKNAKILNDVKRKLIYAESVSQTLAYVFNAADLGFVSKSAMYAPKMKKYKKNVNWIEVDKNLYSPIKQGAVILKNAKEKRYAKDFLNFIMSKKAKNIFKKYGYD, encoded by the coding sequence ATGATTAAAAAAATTTTATCTATCTTACTATTTACTATATCTTTATTTGCAGAGAATTTAAAAGTAGCAGTTGCTGCAAATGTAAGTTATGCGATAGATGAGTTAAAAAATGAGTTTAATAAAGTTTACCCTAATATAAAAATAGATATAACGATAGGAAGTAGCGGAAAACTGGCTACTCAAATAAAAAATGGCGCTCCTTATGATCTTTTTTTATCTGCTGATATGTTTTATCCAAATATTTTATATAAAAAAAATATTGCTATATCTAAACCAAAAGTTTATGCTATTGGAAGAGTTGTGATATTTAGCAAAGATGCAGCAGATTTTTCAAAAGGTATATATATTGTTAAAAATAGTGATATAAAAAGTGTAGCGATAGCAAATCCAAAAACAGCTCCTTATGGAAAAGCAGCTTTTGAAGCATTGAAAAATGCAAAAATTTTAAATGATGTTAAAAGAAAATTGATCTATGCAGAATCTGTATCTCAGACATTAGCTTATGTTTTTAATGCTGCAGATTTAGGTTTTGTTTCAAAATCAGCTATGTATGCACCAAAAATGAAAAAATATAAAAAAAATGTAAACTGGATAGAAGTTGATAAAAATCTATATTCTCCTATAAAGCAGGGAGCTGTTATACTTAAAAATGCTAAAGAAAAAAGATATGCAAAAGATTTTTTAAATTTTATTATGAGTAAAAAAGCAAAAAATATTTTTAAAAAGTATGGATATGATTGA
- a CDS encoding DUF302 domain-containing protein, producing MKKITFLLAIILSLIFANEEIIIYKSKVNITPQKIEEIFIKEGYSVQTNRDMNGPYKKQFGKSEFDIYNLMTVYYPKITKELVLKDADSGIFAPFSIVIWKKKENKYIHMGVLSAKAKAKILGFDFDDKLLAELEKKNIETIKKALPNAKRVNLSYKPKPIKEKLKTKYVFEVADDEAMDTKDELEMMIEDGLKPIGFVMANFNDYNYDLKEAGIKDFIFYDTYSLCKLKVIYTVSKIRPEAGVFAPCTMAIYQKRGTNKMVIVFPNIYNWISTLNINDENAIKELKKAQKDMINVIENSLP from the coding sequence ATGAAAAAAATAACTTTTTTATTAGCAATTATTCTTTCATTAATTTTTGCAAATGAAGAGATAATTATCTATAAATCAAAAGTAAATATTACTCCTCAAAAAATAGAGGAAATATTTATAAAAGAGGGTTATAGTGTACAGACAAATAGAGATATGAATGGACCATATAAAAAGCAGTTTGGCAAAAGTGAATTTGATATATACAATCTAATGACTGTATATTATCCAAAAATTACAAAAGAGCTTGTTTTAAAAGATGCAGATAGCGGTATATTTGCTCCATTTTCTATCGTTATTTGGAAGAAAAAAGAAAATAAATATATTCATATGGGAGTTTTAAGCGCAAAAGCAAAAGCTAAAATATTAGGATTTGATTTTGATGATAAACTGTTGGCAGAACTTGAGAAAAAAAATATAGAAACTATAAAAAAGGCTTTACCAAATGCAAAAAGAGTAAACCTATCTTATAAGCCAAAACCTATAAAAGAGAAATTAAAAACTAAGTATGTTTTTGAAGTTGCAGATGATGAAGCAATGGATACAAAAGATGAGCTGGAGATGATGATAGAAGATGGATTAAAGCCTATTGGGTTTGTTATGGCTAATTTTAATGATTACAATTATGATTTAAAAGAAGCTGGAATAAAAGATTTTATATTTTATGATACATATTCTCTATGCAAATTAAAAGTTATATACACTGTATCAAAAATAAGGCCTGAAGCTGGTGTTTTTGCTCCTTGTACAATGGCGATTTATCAAAAGAGAGGTACAAATAAAATGGTTATCGTTTTTCCAAATATATATAATTGGATATCTACTTTAAATATAAATGATGAAAATGCTATAAAAGAGCTTAAAAAAGCTCAAAAAGATATGATAAATGTGATAGAAAATTCTCTTCCATAA
- a CDS encoding DsrE family protein: MRFILSLLLFLSFIFAETEFAEPKPSIDNPRKIVFPITKGDDESINHVLSSANNVLKFYGPENVQMAIICYSKGIRTLLKKEKKIAVRVRSLMTYDVEFIACGNTMRTKHIKKEDLIDGVEIVTAGIVELVERDLKGWIYIRP, from the coding sequence ATGAGATTTATATTGTCTTTGCTTCTTTTTTTATCTTTTATTTTTGCTGAAACTGAATTTGCAGAGCCAAAACCAAGTATTGACAATCCAAGGAAGATTGTCTTTCCAATTACAAAAGGTGATGATGAATCGATAAATCATGTTTTAAGTTCTGCAAATAATGTTTTAAAGTTTTATGGTCCTGAAAATGTTCAAATGGCAATTATTTGCTATTCAAAAGGGATAAGAACACTTTTAAAAAAAGAGAAAAAAATAGCTGTAAGAGTTAGAAGTTTAATGACTTATGATGTTGAATTTATTGCATGTGGCAATACTATGAGAACAAAACATATAAAAAAAGAGGATTTAATTGATGGAGTAGAGATTGTCACAGCAGGAATTGTTGAACTTGTTGAAAGAGATCTAAAAGGTTGGATATATATTAGACCATAA
- a CDS encoding thioredoxin family protein: protein MKKIVLFISFTIFLFANDMKWFKFDKALNIAKNSNKIVMIKAMSQDCHYCIEMERDVLNDKEVMKEINRYFIPVKIDIYKDNLPVDINVYLTPTFIFIDKNKKVIKKIPGAWHKEDFLNILDEVRKIK, encoded by the coding sequence ATGAAAAAAATAGTTTTGTTTATATCTTTTACAATTTTTTTATTTGCAAATGATATGAAATGGTTTAAATTTGACAAGGCTTTAAATATTGCAAAAAATAGTAACAAAATAGTTATGATAAAGGCAATGAGCCAAGATTGTCATTACTGTATAGAGATGGAAAGAGATGTTTTAAATGATAAAGAAGTTATGAAAGAGATAAACAGATATTTTATTCCAGTTAAGATTGATATCTATAAAGATAATTTGCCAGTTGATATTAATGTATATTTAACTCCTACTTTTATATTTATAGATAAAAATAAAAAAGTGATCAAAAAGATACCTGGAGCTTGGCATAAAGAGGATTTTTTAAATATTTTAGATGAGGTAAGGAAGATTAAATGA
- a CDS encoding MBL fold metallo-hydrolase, with the protein MRFFLIFLVSIYSLADIYNLKPVKVAKGVYCFFGKNEIPNRKNLGNISNSCYIDAKDYWIVFDTGPSYDYAKESFEKISKIKMQNVKFVINSHGHDDHFLGNIFFIKKGTVILANKDISEYLNRALRMQRYLPKSILIKSKVKEPDILLKKEAFLNTPIGTIKLICFSAHTKGDVIAYIPKRKVIFAGDIVFNERVPSLKDSDIFNWIKALEYIKSLDANFIIGGHGKIYGKDSYKMTLNYLKDLIKQVKKAIENDIDYEEVTKYIDMSKYKNLAGFKELNNLNILNAYRYLELEIE; encoded by the coding sequence ATGAGATTTTTTCTTATATTTTTAGTTTCAATTTATAGTTTGGCCGATATCTATAATTTAAAGCCTGTAAAAGTTGCCAAAGGAGTATATTGCTTCTTTGGCAAAAATGAGATTCCAAATCGTAAAAATTTGGGAAATATATCAAATAGTTGTTATATAGATGCAAAAGATTATTGGATTGTTTTTGATACAGGACCAAGCTATGATTATGCTAAAGAGAGTTTTGAAAAAATCTCTAAAATAAAGATGCAAAATGTAAAATTTGTCATAAATTCTCATGGGCATGATGATCATTTTTTGGGAAACATTTTTTTTATCAAAAAAGGTACAGTGATTTTAGCTAACAAGGATATATCAGAATATTTAAATAGAGCTTTAAGAATGCAAAGATATCTGCCAAAAAGTATACTAATTAAAAGTAAAGTAAAAGAACCAGATATTTTATTAAAAAAAGAGGCTTTTCTGAATACGCCAATAGGCACTATTAAACTTATATGTTTTAGTGCTCATACTAAAGGTGATGTGATAGCCTATATTCCAAAAAGAAAAGTGATTTTTGCTGGTGATATAGTTTTTAATGAGAGAGTACCATCTTTAAAAGATTCAGATATTTTTAACTGGATTAAAGCTTTAGAGTATATAAAATCATTAGATGCCAATTTTATAATTGGAGGTCATGGGAAAATTTATGGAAAAGATAGCTATAAAATGACCCTAAATTATTTGAAAGATTTAATAAAGCAGGTAAAAAAAGCGATAGAAAATGATATTGATTATGAAGAGGTAACAAAATATATTGATATGTCAAAATATAAAAATTTAGCTGGTTTTAAAGAGCTGAATAATTTAAATATTTTAAATGCTTATAGATATTTGGAATTGGAGATCGAATGA